The Fibrobacter sp. genome contains a region encoding:
- a CDS encoding DNA translocase FtsK has translation MAAQKKKTAKKTSSKSREKTPVESDVPFFVMLGGWFLTAVGIILLLGCVSSVYSGSDGNWLGPYLGKFLPDLFNFIFGKLPVVFFTGALMLWGLFLAVRSMRERLLSFAIGMSLLTVDLSCLLSLKNYGETHVGRDVMMMNGGIVGQFFSQNIAIPVFGKVSCVAPLLVLLVALALILVLSFGLRPRHFAFIAKTMRWFAGLFRKKPEAEELEGEEPEEDDDIRTEEPKRKGITFMDDDTIFNEPDGYRLRHRGKLKPFSARKNWMDSPLMDLGDEAGSGETTIAPAMPVATMAATARTVVPAEAASPELTGEDPEILRLEQQLRDNERYMSALEIKEIRDKIAEIRRARDMLNWERAHQNKIVVKGAVRGNNNTRPVDTVGGDKTVMAGNAAAPSQDDERTVVAGAGKMESRPERTMAGTLSGLFAGPEEADNAPAADDETFMPEIVSSDEVEQDPTYEGANQIGTSSSGTTYTGGAANGIPQPDPTVHYDEYKVPTVDEILDKHDPQPADYTEDELNAIGRMLEEKLENFKVKGKVVGCETGPVITRFEVEPGPGVKVSQFSALQDDLAMALKALSIRILAPIPGKGAVGIEIPNRKMQTIFGRDIFESAAFKPTPDKIVMALGKDISGEPFTMDLAKAPHLMIAGQTGSGKSVCINALMASMLFSKTPDELRMILVDPKAVELKMYENIPHLLAPVITKPEVAIQALQWLCYEMDRRTEVLAKAKVRNLLGFNEKFEAGELPDDVPDTDRGHRMAFIVVIIDEMADLMMVAGKEIEKNVSRLAAKARAVGIHLVLATQRPSVKVITGNIKANLPTRISFKVASQVDARTVMDHAGAEKLLGRGDMLFKAVNAPDPVRVHGAFLSDEEAEKLADACSNQNVCYPQLETFEVEGEGGEGDEDGEGNAAMNEKKDKLLFEVAKWAIECGNGLSTSAVQRHFSVGYSRAGKIVDQLYGMGLCARSTGNSKPRAMLIGMDELMQLDRSGAFR, from the coding sequence TTGGCTGCACAGAAAAAGAAAACTGCAAAAAAAACAAGTTCGAAATCCAGGGAAAAGACCCCGGTCGAATCGGATGTTCCATTTTTTGTAATGCTCGGCGGCTGGTTCCTGACTGCGGTCGGAATCATTCTCCTGCTCGGATGTGTAAGTTCCGTGTATAGCGGTTCCGACGGCAACTGGCTTGGCCCCTACCTGGGCAAGTTCCTGCCGGATCTTTTCAATTTCATTTTCGGCAAACTTCCCGTAGTGTTCTTCACCGGAGCGCTCATGCTGTGGGGACTCTTCCTGGCGGTGCGTTCCATGCGCGAACGCCTGCTCAGCTTTGCCATCGGGATGAGCCTTTTGACCGTCGACCTTTCGTGCCTGCTTTCGCTCAAGAACTACGGCGAAACCCACGTGGGCCGCGACGTGATGATGATGAACGGCGGAATTGTCGGGCAGTTCTTTAGCCAGAATATCGCGATTCCCGTGTTCGGGAAGGTCTCCTGCGTGGCGCCGCTCCTGGTTCTGCTCGTGGCGCTTGCCCTGATTCTCGTGCTTTCGTTCGGGTTGCGCCCGAGGCACTTTGCCTTTATCGCCAAGACGATGCGCTGGTTTGCGGGGCTGTTCCGCAAGAAGCCCGAGGCCGAGGAATTGGAAGGCGAAGAGCCCGAAGAAGACGATGATATCCGGACCGAGGAACCGAAGCGCAAGGGCATCACCTTCATGGACGACGATACCATTTTCAACGAACCCGACGGTTACAGGCTGCGGCACCGCGGGAAGTTGAAGCCTTTTAGCGCCCGTAAGAACTGGATGGATTCTCCCTTGATGGATCTCGGGGACGAGGCCGGTTCGGGCGAAACGACAATTGCGCCGGCAATGCCTGTTGCGACGATGGCCGCAACCGCGAGGACCGTGGTTCCGGCCGAGGCGGCTTCGCCGGAATTGACGGGCGAAGATCCCGAAATTTTGCGCCTGGAACAACAGCTGCGCGACAACGAACGCTACATGAGCGCTCTCGAAATCAAGGAAATCCGCGACAAGATTGCCGAAATCCGCCGTGCGCGCGACATGCTCAACTGGGAACGCGCCCACCAGAACAAGATCGTGGTGAAGGGCGCCGTTCGCGGGAACAACAATACCCGTCCGGTAGATACCGTAGGCGGCGACAAGACTGTTATGGCCGGGAATGCCGCGGCTCCCTCGCAGGACGACGAGAGGACCGTGGTCGCCGGTGCAGGAAAAATGGAAAGCAGGCCCGAACGTACGATGGCCGGGACCCTTTCCGGATTGTTCGCCGGTCCCGAGGAAGCGGACAATGCGCCTGCCGCGGACGACGAGACGTTTATGCCCGAGATAGTCTCGAGCGACGAGGTGGAACAGGACCCGACCTACGAAGGCGCGAACCAGATTGGAACTTCTTCGTCCGGGACGACGTATACGGGCGGTGCAGCGAACGGAATTCCGCAGCCTGACCCGACGGTGCATTACGACGAGTACAAGGTTCCCACGGTCGACGAGATTCTCGACAAGCACGATCCGCAGCCTGCGGACTATACCGAGGACGAACTCAATGCCATCGGCCGCATGCTCGAGGAAAAGCTCGAGAACTTCAAGGTGAAGGGAAAGGTCGTGGGCTGCGAGACCGGCCCCGTGATTACGCGCTTCGAGGTGGAACCGGGCCCGGGCGTGAAGGTGAGCCAGTTCAGCGCGTTGCAAGATGACCTCGCGATGGCGTTGAAGGCTTTGTCTATCCGCATCCTGGCGCCTATTCCGGGCAAGGGAGCCGTGGGTATTGAAATTCCGAACAGGAAGATGCAGACCATCTTCGGGCGCGACATCTTCGAGAGCGCCGCGTTCAAGCCTACGCCCGACAAGATTGTCATGGCGCTTGGCAAGGATATTTCCGGCGAGCCGTTCACGATGGATTTGGCGAAGGCCCCGCACTTGATGATTGCGGGCCAGACAGGTTCCGGTAAGTCCGTCTGTATCAACGCGCTTATGGCGAGCATGCTCTTCAGCAAGACTCCCGATGAACTGCGCATGATTCTCGTGGACCCGAAGGCGGTGGAACTCAAGATGTACGAGAACATCCCGCACCTGCTCGCTCCCGTGATTACCAAGCCCGAGGTCGCCATCCAGGCGCTCCAGTGGCTCTGCTACGAGATGGACCGCCGTACCGAGGTGCTCGCGAAGGCGAAGGTCCGCAACCTGCTCGGCTTCAACGAGAAGTTCGAGGCTGGCGAGCTGCCGGACGACGTGCCCGATACCGATCGCGGTCACCGCATGGCGTTTATCGTCGTGATTATCGACGAGATGGCCGACCTCATGATGGTGGCCGGCAAGGAAATCGAGAAGAACGTGAGCCGCCTGGCCGCAAAGGCGCGCGCAGTCGGCATCCATCTGGTGCTCGCGACCCAGCGCCCGTCGGTGAAGGTGATTACCGGTAACATCAAGGCGAACCTGCCGACCCGTATCAGTTTCAAGGTGGCATCCCAGGTGGACGCCCGTACCGTGATGGACCATGCCGGCGCCGAGAAGTTGCTCGGGCGCGGCGACATGCTGTTCAAGGCGGTGAACGCTCCCGACCCGGTGCGCGTGCACGGAGCCTTCCTGAGCGACGAAGAGGCGGAAAAGCTTGCTGACGCCTGCAGCAACCAGAACGTTTGCTACCCGCAGCTCGAGACCTTCGAGGTCGAAGGCGAAGGCGGGGAAGGCGATGAAGACGGTGAAGGCAATGCCGCGATGAACGAGAAGAAGGACAAGCTCCTGTTCGAGGTCGCCAAGTGGGCAATCGAATGCGGCAACGGCCTTTCTACTTCTGCCGTGCAACGCCATTTCAGCGTGGGCTACAGCCGCGCGGGCAAGATCGTGGACCAGCTTTACGGCATGGGCCTGTGCGCCCGCAGTACCGGCAACTCCAAGCCCCGCGCGATGCTTATCGGCATGGATGAACTCATGCAACTTGACCGCTCCGGCGCGTTCAGGTAG
- the ispE gene encoding 4-(cytidine 5'-diphospho)-2-C-methyl-D-erythritol kinase has protein sequence MTIKEFAPAKINLFLDVIRKREDGYHDLGTVFQTIDAGDTVSAEARMDGKIALSYNKPQDYPVESDLVYKAALALRSHSGNENLGAEIFLDKVMPLGAGLGGGSADAAATLRLLNRLWDLRLPPAELERIGATLGADVPFLVRGGTAFAEGIGERLTFIEPLDLPAGEVLLVATPHDAVPTKDAYAGVPKSGPDRWDAYKAAWASGTDAEKSFGCHLLDSGSFFNAFEISVFPKHPLVSALKDKVLDLGARVALMSGSGASVFGIFTDKASAETAAENLQPYTRYLTLTKFWHA, from the coding sequence ATGACGATTAAAGAATTCGCTCCTGCAAAAATCAACTTGTTTCTCGATGTCATCCGCAAGCGTGAAGACGGCTACCATGACCTCGGCACTGTTTTTCAGACCATCGATGCCGGCGATACCGTTTCGGCGGAAGCCCGCATGGACGGGAAAATTGCCCTGAGCTACAACAAGCCTCAGGATTATCCCGTGGAATCGGACCTCGTCTACAAGGCGGCGCTCGCTTTGCGCAGCCATTCCGGGAACGAGAACCTCGGGGCGGAAATTTTCCTTGACAAGGTGATGCCTCTCGGTGCTGGGCTTGGTGGTGGCAGCGCCGATGCCGCAGCGACCCTTCGGTTGCTGAACCGCCTCTGGGACCTCCGGTTGCCGCCTGCGGAACTGGAACGCATCGGGGCGACGCTCGGGGCCGATGTGCCCTTCCTGGTCAGAGGCGGCACGGCTTTCGCCGAGGGCATCGGCGAGCGCCTGACCTTCATCGAGCCGCTCGACCTACCTGCGGGCGAGGTCCTGCTTGTCGCGACCCCGCACGACGCCGTCCCCACGAAGGATGCGTATGCGGGTGTCCCGAAGTCCGGGCCGGACCGCTGGGATGCCTACAAGGCGGCATGGGCGAGCGGAACCGATGCGGAAAAGTCCTTCGGGTGCCATCTTCTCGATTCTGGTTCGTTCTTCAATGCCTTCGAGATTTCCGTATTCCCGAAGCACCCGCTGGTCTCCGCGCTTAAGGACAAGGTTCTTGACCTCGGTGCGCGGGTCGCCCTCATGAGCGGCTCCGGCGCCTCCGTTTTCGGCATCTTTACCGACAAGGCCTCCGCCGAAACCGCCGCCGAGAACCTCCAGCCCTACACCCGCTACCTCACCCTGACCAAGTTCTGGCACGCATAA
- a CDS encoding 50S ribosomal protein L25 — MELTKLAATSRVLGKSRDNARLRKAGQIPAVYYGKGQESVNISVSAIDVRKVLAPGKRYTLLDLEIDGKAGNPAVIYSYQKDAITQAITHIDFIKIGEDSKIKVRVPVKLTGLPVGVKTQGGVFSQESRYLMLSAKPGFIPTVLEMDISDFGTNITFYAKSFKLPEGCELASLPRTVIFTITSKSKKKEDAADAASAAAAAPAAEAK, encoded by the coding sequence ATGGAACTCACAAAACTCGCAGCAACCTCGAGAGTGCTAGGCAAGAGCCGCGACAACGCCCGCCTTCGTAAGGCTGGCCAGATTCCGGCCGTCTATTATGGTAAGGGTCAGGAGTCTGTGAATATCAGCGTCAGCGCTATCGATGTTCGCAAGGTTCTCGCCCCGGGTAAGCGTTACACCCTTCTCGACCTCGAGATCGACGGCAAGGCCGGCAATCCCGCTGTCATCTACAGCTACCAGAAGGATGCCATCACTCAGGCTATCACTCACATCGACTTCATCAAGATCGGTGAAGACTCCAAGATCAAGGTCCGCGTGCCGGTCAAGCTCACCGGTCTTCCGGTCGGCGTCAAGACTCAGGGCGGCGTGTTCTCTCAGGAAAGCCGCTACCTGATGCTCTCTGCCAAGCCGGGCTTCATCCCGACTGTTCTCGAAATGGATATCTCCGATTTCGGAACGAACATCACGTTCTACGCCAAGTCGTTCAAGCTCCCGGAAGGCTGCGAACTCGCTAGCCTCCCGCGCACGGTGATCTTCACGATTACGTCCAAGTCCAAGAAGAAGGAAGATGCTGCTGATGCCGCATCGGCCGCTGCTGCCGCTCCTGCTGCGGAAGCCAAGTAA
- the pth gene encoding aminoacyl-tRNA hydrolase encodes MYIIVGLGNPGTQYSNTHHNAGFMAIEKLADPNKDWKSEHKALTMKVNIAGEEVLLAKPQTYMNLSGEAVQALMTWYKVKVDHLLVFSDDINLDVGRIRCRKDGSHGGQNGLRNIIEHVGDKFPRIRFGVGKCPPKCDLSNWVLAKFSPEDRPAFEEAISKVPALVECYFKLGIEKCMERYNGK; translated from the coding sequence ATGTATATTATCGTAGGTCTCGGAAATCCTGGTACTCAGTATTCTAACACGCACCACAACGCGGGTTTCATGGCAATCGAAAAGCTTGCCGACCCGAACAAGGACTGGAAAAGCGAACACAAGGCGCTCACGATGAAGGTGAATATCGCGGGCGAGGAGGTTTTGCTCGCGAAGCCGCAGACCTACATGAACCTCTCGGGCGAGGCCGTGCAGGCCCTGATGACTTGGTACAAGGTGAAGGTGGACCACCTGCTGGTGTTCAGCGACGATATCAACCTTGACGTGGGTCGAATCCGTTGCCGCAAGGACGGCAGCCACGGCGGTCAGAACGGCCTGCGCAACATCATCGAGCATGTGGGCGACAAGTTCCCCCGTATCCGCTTCGGCGTGGGCAAATGCCCCCCGAAATGCGACCTTTCCAACTGGGTTCTCGCAAAATTCTCTCCCGAGGACCGTCCTGCCTTCGAAGAGGCCATTTCCAAGGTCCCGGCACTTGTAGAATGCTACTTTAAACTTGGCATAGAAAAGTGCATGGAACGCTATAACGGAAAATAG
- a CDS encoding hydroxymethylpyrimidine/phosphomethylpyrimidine kinase, with translation MDDKLTFALTVAGFDGSAGAGILADVKAMAHFGVYAQAVCTAVTEQNEDEFVAPGWVIWDRIEAQLETLFRKHTFKYVKIGLVEKARVLRRIVEFVREKSPDAFIIWDPIASASAGYHFMRDAEKFLPVMKSIDLVTPNQDEFAFLGLGLAASREEVELGKDFAVLLKGGHARGKEAVDTLWYKDEQYKFRSPRLPGKGKHGTGCHLSAAILANVALGKDLPDACLIAKQYMNELLQSGEGRLAKDF, from the coding sequence ATGGATGATAAACTGACATTCGCGCTTACGGTGGCTGGCTTTGATGGCAGTGCCGGTGCCGGAATTTTGGCCGACGTGAAGGCGATGGCCCATTTCGGCGTGTACGCGCAGGCTGTTTGCACGGCTGTTACCGAGCAGAACGAAGACGAGTTCGTTGCCCCGGGATGGGTCATTTGGGACCGTATCGAGGCGCAACTCGAAACGCTTTTCCGCAAGCATACCTTCAAGTACGTGAAAATCGGGCTTGTCGAGAAGGCGAGGGTCCTCAGGCGCATTGTGGAATTCGTGCGCGAGAAAAGCCCGGACGCCTTTATCATTTGGGACCCGATTGCGAGCGCCTCGGCGGGATACCACTTTATGCGCGACGCCGAGAAGTTCTTGCCGGTCATGAAGTCGATTGACCTGGTGACCCCGAACCAGGACGAATTTGCCTTCCTGGGTCTCGGGCTGGCCGCTTCGCGCGAAGAGGTTGAACTCGGAAAGGATTTTGCGGTTCTCCTGAAGGGAGGGCATGCGAGAGGGAAGGAAGCCGTCGATACCCTGTGGTACAAGGATGAACAGTACAAGTTCAGGAGCCCGCGGTTGCCCGGCAAAGGGAAGCACGGAACGGGCTGCCACCTTTCCGCGGCAATCCTTGCGAACGTGGCGCTCGGCAAGGACTTGCCGGATGCGTGCCTAATCGCGAAGCAATACATGAACGAACTTCTCCAGAGCGGGGAAGGCCGCCTCGCGAAAGATTTTTAG
- the typA gene encoding translational GTPase TypA, with translation MDQSKIRNVAIIAHVDHGKTTLVDQLLKQCGTFHEGEEVNERVMDSDNLERERGITILSKNTSVMYKGYRVNIVDTPGHADFGGQVERVLGTVDGVLLVVDAFEGPMAQTRFVTQKALELGLMPIVVVNKIDRDGCNPHLALDKVFDLFCELDANEEQLDFDKVFGSGRKGICKAEMEDPDGDFSILMDKIIERIPAPKGDPAAEPLLQIASLEYSTFLGRLAVGRVQEGVIKPNQTYAQSFSDGTVKNVRPQKILRYEGLTPKPVDEAGPGEIVLIAGLDTFDIGDTISASNNPKHLPRIHIDPPTISMIFTVNTSPLAGKYGGKFMTGNQLQERLERAHMADPALLVEKVDGASTFKVSGRGILHLTILVENMRRELYEFTIGSPQVIFHNDENGKLLEPVEDFKVEVPSEFSGACIQEIQQRKGEMVNMVTDDNDRVTLEFVVPSRGLIGIRPRLLSLSKGYAVTQSSFKEYQPYKGEIPTRINGVLIAKEPGEAASYALSNLEDRGYLIIGPGAEVYPGMIVGEHNRDVDITVNVTKGKHLTNMRSKSADDMIQLTPYRRMTLEECVTFINEDECIEVTPEILRLRKNELDPIKRKQLSKRPAEDDD, from the coding sequence ATGGACCAGTCAAAAATCAGAAACGTCGCCATTATCGCCCACGTTGACCACGGTAAGACCACCCTCGTCGACCAGCTCCTCAAGCAGTGCGGAACCTTCCACGAAGGCGAGGAAGTCAACGAACGCGTGATGGACTCCGACAACCTGGAACGCGAACGCGGCATCACCATCCTCTCCAAGAACACGAGCGTCATGTACAAGGGCTACCGCGTGAACATCGTCGATACCCCGGGGCACGCCGACTTCGGCGGCCAGGTGGAACGCGTTCTCGGTACGGTGGACGGCGTGCTTCTGGTTGTGGACGCCTTCGAAGGCCCCATGGCCCAGACCCGCTTCGTGACCCAGAAGGCTCTCGAACTCGGCCTCATGCCTATCGTTGTGGTGAACAAGATCGACCGCGACGGCTGCAACCCGCACCTCGCCCTCGACAAGGTTTTCGACCTCTTCTGCGAACTCGACGCCAACGAAGAACAGCTCGACTTCGACAAGGTGTTCGGCTCCGGCCGCAAGGGCATCTGCAAGGCCGAGATGGAAGACCCGGACGGCGACTTCAGCATCCTCATGGACAAGATTATCGAGCGCATTCCGGCCCCGAAGGGTGACCCCGCCGCCGAACCGCTCCTGCAGATTGCCTCCCTCGAATACTCCACGTTCCTCGGTCGCTTGGCCGTGGGCCGCGTGCAGGAAGGCGTCATCAAGCCGAACCAGACTTACGCACAGTCCTTCAGCGACGGCACCGTCAAGAACGTCCGCCCGCAGAAGATCCTCCGCTACGAAGGCCTCACCCCGAAGCCGGTCGACGAAGCCGGTCCGGGCGAAATCGTGCTTATCGCTGGCCTCGACACGTTCGATATCGGTGATACCATCAGCGCTTCGAACAATCCGAAGCACCTGCCGCGCATCCACATCGACCCGCCGACCATCTCCATGATCTTCACCGTGAACACCTCGCCGCTCGCCGGCAAGTACGGTGGCAAGTTCATGACGGGTAACCAGCTCCAGGAACGCCTGGAACGCGCCCACATGGCCGACCCCGCCCTCCTGGTCGAAAAGGTCGACGGAGCCTCCACGTTCAAGGTCTCGGGCCGTGGTATTTTGCACTTGACGATCCTCGTCGAAAACATGCGCCGTGAACTTTACGAATTCACCATCGGATCTCCGCAGGTGATTTTCCACAACGATGAAAACGGCAAGCTCCTCGAGCCGGTCGAAGACTTCAAGGTCGAAGTCCCGAGCGAGTTCAGCGGCGCCTGCATCCAGGAAATCCAGCAGCGCAAGGGCGAAATGGTGAACATGGTCACCGACGACAACGACCGCGTGACACTCGAATTCGTCGTGCCGAGCCGTGGCCTCATCGGTATCCGTCCGCGCCTCCTCTCGCTCTCGAAGGGTTACGCCGTGACGCAGTCTTCCTTCAAGGAATACCAGCCGTACAAGGGCGAAATCCCGACACGCATCAACGGCGTGCTCATTGCGAAGGAACCGGGCGAAGCCGCCAGCTACGCGCTTTCCAACCTGGAAGACCGTGGTTACCTCATCATCGGACCGGGTGCCGAAGTTTATCCGGGCATGATCGTGGGTGAACACAACCGCGACGTCGATATCACCGTGAACGTTACGAAGGGCAAGCACCTCACCAACATGCGCTCCAAGTCCGCTGACGACATGATCCAGCTGACTCCGTACCGCCGCATGACCCTGGAAGAATGCGTCACCTTCATCAACGAAGACGAATGCATCGAAGTCACGCCGGAAATCCTGCGTCTCCGCAAAAACGAGCTCGACCCGATCAAGAGAAAGCAGCTCTCGAAGCGTCCTGCTGAAGACGACGATTAA
- a CDS encoding lamin tail domain-containing protein, producing MSPLKKMKNGAAALAACACLASIWNCGSDTQEHETVGGAETATASVALRFSHVEVPLTDSLVVDCVGADTLHLSLGPKDSGFDLDLFPHEHWKFSAKLYANGALMQKGEIETRLDAGSVVDLSIPMHAVVGFVYVEIPLGFGNPAGIASGLLQVESTNGTFEFPMQVEEGSAIFKSGMLPLGLEYTFRLSLADSSGTNIYSMEQTFLLDESTPVPELQINSLRAKVSVSIGKAEDVEMEIPLTLPAGKRRPKAGDIVVSEFLVNPNKNDSALYEFVEIYNGSNDSLIIENCFVGKTSLERESAAIEPFVLSPRKATAIADTSAKVPAEFRHAAALPAFNKSNSSTGASIVFHCDGEILDSVYYGKVDSLHLSQVPFSTNSSTTKSPHLNIGAWDDRENPENWCLDAPTPGAATFCN from the coding sequence ATGAGTCCTTTGAAGAAAATGAAAAACGGCGCGGCCGCACTCGCCGCATGCGCATGTCTCGCATCCATATGGAACTGCGGAAGCGACACACAGGAACATGAGACCGTCGGTGGCGCCGAAACCGCGACAGCAAGCGTGGCGCTCCGGTTCTCGCATGTCGAAGTCCCGCTCACCGACAGCCTCGTGGTGGACTGCGTCGGCGCCGACACGCTCCACCTCTCGCTGGGCCCGAAGGATTCGGGTTTCGACCTCGACCTTTTCCCGCATGAACACTGGAAATTCTCCGCGAAGCTCTACGCAAACGGAGCCCTCATGCAGAAAGGCGAAATCGAAACACGCCTGGATGCGGGCAGCGTCGTGGACCTTTCCATCCCCATGCACGCCGTCGTCGGGTTCGTGTACGTGGAAATCCCCCTCGGGTTCGGCAATCCGGCGGGCATCGCCTCGGGCCTTCTCCAGGTCGAATCCACCAACGGCACCTTCGAATTTCCCATGCAGGTCGAAGAGGGCAGCGCCATATTCAAGAGCGGCATGCTCCCGCTCGGGCTGGAATACACGTTCCGGCTCTCGCTTGCGGATTCCTCGGGAACGAACATCTACAGCATGGAACAGACCTTCCTGCTCGACGAAAGCACGCCCGTCCCTGAATTACAGATAAATTCACTGCGGGCAAAAGTCAGCGTCTCCATCGGGAAGGCCGAAGACGTGGAGATGGAAATCCCGCTCACCCTCCCCGCAGGCAAGAGGCGCCCGAAGGCAGGTGACATCGTCGTAAGCGAGTTCCTGGTGAACCCGAACAAGAACGATTCCGCGCTCTACGAGTTCGTGGAAATCTACAACGGGAGCAACGACTCGCTCATCATCGAGAACTGCTTCGTGGGGAAGACATCGCTCGAAAGGGAATCGGCGGCCATCGAGCCGTTCGTGCTCTCTCCGCGCAAGGCGACGGCCATTGCCGACACGAGCGCCAAGGTGCCAGCGGAATTCCGCCATGCGGCGGCACTGCCGGCGTTCAACAAGTCGAACTCCTCTACGGGCGCCTCCATCGTATTCCACTGCGACGGAGAGATTCTCGATTCCGTGTACTACGGCAAGGTGGATTCGCTGCACCTCTCGCAGGTCCCGTTCAGCACGAACTCCAGCACCACCAAGAGCCCGCACCTGAACATCGGGGCGTGGGATGACCGCGAAAATCCCGAGAACTGGTGTCTGGACGCGCCTACGCCGGGAGCGGCGACTTTCTGCAATTAG
- a CDS encoding peptide chain release factor-like protein, translating to MHRDTYLRMTLDQLLAACSQKGFQGSGPGGQHRNKTNTGVQLNLREYNLEIKSCEARSAKENKTHALHRMQMAIALNVRETPADPEIPFPGSNGHIQPSNALFPLFVAHVFDIMATKAGDTKAAAAAFGLSPSALVKILRQDKACAEKLQNQRVAGGKSRLKL from the coding sequence ATGCATCGCGATACCTACCTAAGAATGACTTTGGACCAACTGCTCGCCGCCTGTTCCCAGAAGGGCTTCCAAGGAAGCGGCCCCGGCGGACAGCACCGCAACAAGACCAACACCGGCGTACAGCTCAATCTGCGTGAATACAATTTAGAAATCAAATCCTGCGAAGCGAGGAGCGCGAAGGAAAATAAGACCCATGCGCTGCACCGGATGCAGATGGCCATCGCCCTGAACGTCCGCGAAACGCCCGCAGACCCCGAAATTCCGTTTCCCGGGAGCAACGGCCACATACAACCTTCCAATGCGCTTTTCCCGCTGTTCGTCGCGCACGTATTCGACATCATGGCGACAAAGGCAGGAGACACGAAGGCGGCAGCGGCGGCGTTCGGGCTTTCACCCAGCGCGCTCGTGAAAATACTCCGGCAAGACAAGGCCTGCGCCGAAAAGTTGCAAAACCAGAGGGTCGCCGGCGGCAAATCCCGGCTGAAGCTCTAA